The proteins below are encoded in one region of Bremerella sp. P1:
- a CDS encoding PA0069 family radical SAM protein yields the protein MESARKAVGRGTSENPTNRFERLSVARDLEHLDPSDSEEFTARKVPTQYFADLTQSLITKNDSPDIPFTYSLNPYRGCAHGCSYCYARPYHEFLGFSSGLDFETKIMVKKDAPHLFRNFLRKPIWKCEVIAMSGVTDCYQPAEREFEVTRGCLEVALEARQPIGIITKNALVLRDIDLLAEMARHNLVCVNLSITSLDQKLTRLMEPRTSSPAARFSAMEQLTTEGIPVNVMVAPVVPGLNDTEIPAILEESSRRGAVSAGYTLLRLPHGVKEIFMDWLEEHLPEHAERVRSRIESCRGGQLTDARWGSRMRGEGVIATTIMKAFTLFQRHFGLERRRIALDTSQFRGPGEKGKSQMRMF from the coding sequence ATGGAATCTGCCCGAAAAGCTGTGGGACGTGGGACCAGCGAGAATCCTACCAATCGATTCGAGCGGCTGAGTGTTGCGCGCGATCTTGAGCATCTTGATCCATCCGATTCCGAGGAGTTCACCGCTCGGAAGGTACCGACCCAGTATTTTGCGGATTTGACTCAGTCTCTCATTACGAAGAATGACAGTCCCGACATTCCCTTCACGTACAGCCTAAACCCATACCGCGGCTGTGCGCATGGATGCAGTTACTGCTATGCCCGGCCCTATCACGAGTTTCTCGGCTTTAGCAGCGGGCTCGATTTCGAGACCAAGATCATGGTCAAGAAGGATGCCCCGCATCTGTTCCGTAATTTCCTCCGCAAGCCAATCTGGAAATGCGAAGTGATCGCCATGTCAGGCGTGACCGATTGCTACCAGCCGGCGGAACGCGAGTTTGAAGTCACGCGTGGTTGTCTGGAAGTAGCGCTCGAAGCACGGCAACCGATTGGCATCATTACCAAGAACGCTTTGGTCCTGCGCGATATTGACCTGCTTGCCGAGATGGCCCGACATAATTTGGTTTGCGTGAATCTGAGTATCACATCGCTCGATCAAAAGCTGACACGGCTGATGGAGCCACGCACGTCGAGCCCCGCGGCACGGTTCTCGGCGATGGAGCAACTCACCACAGAAGGTATCCCCGTGAATGTGATGGTCGCCCCCGTTGTGCCAGGATTGAACGACACCGAGATCCCGGCAATTCTCGAAGAGTCCTCGAGGAGAGGTGCCGTGAGCGCCGGCTATACTCTCTTGCGATTGCCGCACGGAGTGAAAGAGATTTTCATGGACTGGCTCGAGGAGCATTTGCCGGAGCACGCCGAGAGGGTTCGTTCCCGGATTGAATCTTGTCGCGGTGGACAACTGACCGATGCGCGGTGGGGTTCGCGAATGCGGGGTGAAGGCGTGATCGCGACGACGATCATGAAAGCATTCACTCTCTTTCAGCGTCACTTCGGTCTGGAAAGACGCAGGATCGCGTTAGATACGTCTCAGTTTCGCGGCCCTGGCGAAAAGGGAAAGTCCCAAATGCGGATGTTTTGA
- a CDS encoding 3-keto-disaccharide hydrolase, which yields MRKSWLMLGLLLFCFTATVQAEEGWTELFNGKDLTGWTQKNGTATYEVKDGTVLGTTKTGSPNSFLCTDEEYGNFELEFDVKVHDRLNSGVQIRSQTKGNTNEGRVNGPQVEIESGPAEAGYVYGEATGRGWLTPKERLKAHPHFKNGEWNHYRIVAKGPRIQTWINGEPIEDLTDEEIYKTHSKGFIGLQVHGIGKDQGPYTVAWKNIKLKKLDD from the coding sequence ATGCGAAAATCGTGGCTCATGCTCGGTCTGTTGCTGTTCTGTTTCACGGCAACCGTTCAGGCCGAAGAAGGTTGGACCGAACTGTTTAACGGCAAAGACCTCACTGGTTGGACGCAGAAAAACGGCACCGCAACCTACGAAGTGAAGGACGGTACGGTTCTCGGTACGACCAAGACCGGCAGCCCTAACTCGTTCCTTTGCACCGACGAAGAATACGGCAACTTTGAACTCGAGTTCGACGTGAAGGTTCACGATCGCTTGAACTCCGGTGTGCAGATTCGCTCTCAGACCAAGGGCAATACGAACGAAGGTCGCGTGAATGGACCGCAGGTCGAAATCGAATCTGGTCCGGCCGAAGCGGGCTATGTCTATGGCGAAGCAACCGGTCGTGGTTGGTTGACGCCTAAAGAACGCCTCAAGGCGCACCCGCACTTCAAGAACGGTGAGTGGAATCACTATCGCATCGTTGCCAAGGGCCCACGTATTCAAACTTGGATCAACGGCGAACCAATCGAAGACCTGACCGATGAAGAAATCTACAAGACGCACTCGAAGGGTTTCATCGGTCTGCAAGTGCACGGCATTGGTAAGGACCAAGGACCATACACCGTGGCTTGGAAGAACATCAAGCTGAAGAAACTTGACGACTAG
- a CDS encoding Trx7/PDZ domain-containing (seleno)protein codes for MNLFSRSACALVICLACSLPLSAEDGKQTREQKVLGDRAKVLSDGYWIYNGFEEGIKQAKETGKPMLVVLRCIPCEECVKLDEEIMEKDPVLRPLLDQYVRVRIVGTNGLDLDLFQYDYDQSFAVFLMNADKTIYGRFGTRSHRTDWTSDVSIEGLTKALDAGLKLHANYPRNKSYFAGKHGDKPLFASPEKFPSLKDKYTDTLNYEGDVVKSCIHCHQIGDAQKAVFRDRGKAIPDEYLFPYPHPKAIGMIIDPSEMNTLKEVAKGSIADKAGLQAGDRVFALNGQVILSIADIQWVLHHAKDQDTVQADIVRNNKHVLMPIELPSGWRQKDDLSWRVGSWPMRAMVLGGMGLEEATPEQRERAGVTDPNKMALRVRFVGRYNKHALAKNTGFRVDDIVVAFDGQDDLMRETDVLAYGAQNCMPGEKVKIDFVRGNKQMTLTLGMQK; via the coding sequence ATGAATCTCTTCTCACGTTCCGCGTGCGCGCTGGTAATCTGCCTTGCCTGTAGCTTGCCACTCTCAGCGGAAGACGGAAAGCAGACCCGCGAACAAAAGGTTTTGGGGGACCGAGCGAAGGTCCTTTCCGACGGATACTGGATTTACAACGGTTTTGAAGAAGGGATCAAACAGGCCAAGGAAACCGGCAAACCAATGCTGGTCGTCTTGCGTTGCATTCCCTGCGAAGAGTGCGTCAAGCTTGACGAAGAGATCATGGAAAAGGATCCCGTCCTACGACCGCTACTCGACCAATACGTTCGCGTACGGATCGTTGGTACTAATGGGCTCGACCTCGATTTATTTCAGTACGACTACGATCAATCGTTTGCCGTCTTTCTGATGAACGCCGACAAGACAATCTATGGCCGTTTCGGCACGCGTTCGCATCGTACCGACTGGACTAGCGACGTATCGATTGAAGGCCTGACCAAGGCGCTCGACGCGGGACTGAAGCTGCACGCGAACTACCCAAGGAACAAGTCGTACTTCGCCGGCAAACATGGTGACAAACCGCTGTTCGCTTCGCCTGAGAAATTCCCTTCGCTGAAAGACAAGTACACCGACACACTGAACTATGAAGGAGATGTGGTCAAAAGCTGTATTCATTGCCACCAGATTGGCGACGCCCAGAAGGCAGTCTTTCGCGACCGCGGGAAAGCGATCCCCGATGAATACCTCTTCCCATATCCCCACCCCAAAGCGATTGGGATGATCATCGATCCGAGCGAGATGAATACGCTGAAAGAGGTCGCCAAAGGCTCGATCGCCGACAAGGCTGGGCTGCAGGCAGGCGATCGCGTCTTTGCTTTAAACGGACAAGTCATTCTTTCGATCGCTGATATCCAGTGGGTGCTGCATCATGCGAAAGACCAGGACACGGTCCAGGCCGACATTGTCCGCAACAATAAGCACGTCCTGATGCCAATCGAACTTCCTTCAGGCTGGCGGCAAAAAGACGACCTTTCGTGGCGTGTGGGTTCATGGCCCATGCGTGCCATGGTGCTCGGAGGCATGGGCCTGGAAGAAGCGACGCCTGAGCAGCGTGAACGTGCCGGGGTCACCGATCCCAACAAAATGGCTCTGCGTGTTCGCTTCGTCGGTCGCTACAACAAACATGCATTGGCCAAAAACACAGGCTTCCGGGTCGACGATATCGTGGTTGCCTTCGATGGACAGGATGACCTGATGCGAGAGACCGACGTGTTGGCGTACGGCGCGCAGAACTGCATGCCTGGCGAGAAGGTGAAGATTGATTTCGTCCGAGGCAACAAGCAGATGACGCTTACCCTGGGAATGCAGAAGTAA
- a CDS encoding outer membrane protein assembly factor BamB family protein: MRLPIYLSFCLTLLSLNTLSADNNWPEFRGSDGNGANFSADVPTDLSDPKNIAWKAEPHGKGWSSPVVWGDQLWITTATEDGKKQYALCYDRNTGEKKFDLLLFENDEVDEAHMTNSYASCTPAIEEGRIYVHFGRYGTTCLDTKTGEKIWERRDLPCDHHRGPASSPIIDDKNLYVAFDGFDVQYVVALDKQTGKTVWKTDRNIKYNTDNGDWMKAYGTGLLITHNGRRQLIYPSAFATQSFDPETGDILWSVQHGGMNAAIRPIYRNGLVYVFPGHGKNLLVVVDPSGSGDVTASHVKWTAGKGVPLRPGPVFIKDKIYMLDDDGVVSCRDSQTGDVDWIKRIGGNYRASLVCAGDNLYALTDDGHTTVFKASPEEYIEISQADFPSGFQASGVPLNDSLYLRSVKGLYCFRKPQP; encoded by the coding sequence ATGCGTCTGCCGATTTACCTTTCTTTCTGCCTGACACTGCTTTCGTTGAACACTCTGTCGGCTGACAACAACTGGCCTGAGTTTCGTGGCTCGGATGGGAACGGAGCTAACTTTTCGGCGGATGTTCCCACCGATCTGAGTGACCCCAAAAATATTGCCTGGAAAGCCGAGCCTCACGGGAAGGGCTGGTCGTCCCCCGTCGTTTGGGGAGATCAACTGTGGATCACAACCGCCACCGAAGATGGCAAGAAGCAGTACGCATTGTGCTACGACCGCAACACAGGTGAGAAGAAGTTCGATCTGCTGCTATTCGAGAACGACGAAGTCGACGAAGCCCATATGACCAACAGCTACGCGTCGTGCACGCCGGCAATCGAAGAAGGACGCATCTACGTGCACTTCGGCCGCTACGGCACGACGTGTCTTGATACGAAGACCGGCGAAAAGATTTGGGAGCGACGTGACTTGCCTTGCGATCATCATCGCGGACCAGCGTCGTCTCCGATTATTGACGACAAGAATCTGTACGTCGCCTTCGATGGATTCGACGTACAGTATGTAGTTGCCCTCGACAAACAGACCGGCAAAACCGTTTGGAAAACTGACCGTAACATCAAGTACAACACCGACAACGGCGACTGGATGAAAGCTTACGGTACCGGTCTGTTGATTACTCACAACGGACGACGACAGTTAATCTATCCCAGCGCGTTTGCGACCCAGTCATTCGATCCGGAAACCGGGGACATTCTGTGGAGCGTGCAGCATGGCGGAATGAATGCGGCCATTCGTCCGATCTATCGCAATGGACTGGTCTACGTATTCCCTGGCCATGGCAAGAACTTGTTGGTAGTGGTCGATCCATCTGGTAGCGGCGACGTTACGGCCAGCCACGTGAAGTGGACGGCCGGCAAAGGGGTTCCGCTGCGTCCCGGTCCAGTGTTCATCAAAGACAAGATTTACATGCTGGATGACGACGGCGTTGTTTCCTGCCGAGACTCCCAAACCGGCGATGTCGATTGGATCAAACGAATTGGCGGCAACTACCGTGCCTCGCTCGTATGTGCTGGCGACAACTTATACGCGCTGACCGATGACGGGCACACGACCGTGTTCAAAGCTTCGCCGGAAGAATACATCGAGATCAGCCAGGCAGACTTCCCATCGGGATTTCAGGCATCTGGCGTCCCGTTGAATGACTCGCTCTACTTAAGAAGTGTCAAAGGGCTTTACTGCTTCCGTAAGCCCCAGCCATAG
- a CDS encoding HAD family hydrolase gives MEFEGYIFDLDGTLADTMPAHYLSWRQITQKHGLEFSEDRFYSLGGVPTERIFNILAEEQGKTINAAECAHEKENAFVDLISEVEAIEPVLEVVRLNHGKVPMAVATGAMRWVMELILNQLEIAEYFQAFVCSEDTTRHKPFPDVFLEAATRLGVAPEKCCVYEDAQLGIEAGQAAGMHVIDVREFHTPRRITAGA, from the coding sequence GTGGAATTTGAAGGCTATATTTTTGACTTGGACGGCACTCTGGCCGACACGATGCCAGCCCATTACTTGTCGTGGCGTCAGATCACGCAGAAGCATGGGCTCGAGTTTTCGGAAGATCGCTTCTACTCGCTGGGGGGTGTTCCCACCGAACGCATTTTCAATATCCTGGCCGAAGAGCAGGGCAAAACGATTAATGCGGCTGAATGTGCCCACGAAAAAGAGAATGCCTTCGTCGACTTGATTTCCGAAGTTGAGGCGATTGAGCCAGTCCTGGAAGTCGTTCGACTCAACCACGGCAAAGTGCCGATGGCGGTGGCCACCGGTGCGATGCGCTGGGTGATGGAACTGATCCTGAATCAATTGGAAATTGCAGAATACTTTCAGGCTTTTGTATGCTCGGAAGATACCACGCGTCATAAGCCCTTTCCGGACGTCTTTCTGGAAGCGGCCACGCGGCTGGGGGTTGCTCCCGAAAAGTGCTGCGTTTATGAAGATGCTCAACTCGGAATCGAAGCCGGTCAGGCGGCCGGAATGCACGTGATCGATGTCCGAGAATTTCACACCCCGCGGCGGATCACGGCCGGGGCTTAG
- a CDS encoding acyl-CoA thioesterase, translated as MLTNIYHHRIEVVTGDIDVQGHVNNLVYLKWMQDAAVAHSLEKGWGHDEYGKLGCSWVVRAHQIEYRFPAFENDQLEVVTWVDSFRRASCVRKYEILRKSDDKILAIAQTNWAFVDLEKRMPARVPQEVIEAFKSDPMAQTS; from the coding sequence ATGCTTACCAATATCTATCATCATAGAATCGAAGTTGTTACCGGTGACATCGACGTCCAAGGGCACGTTAACAACCTCGTTTACTTGAAGTGGATGCAAGATGCCGCGGTGGCTCATTCCTTGGAAAAAGGATGGGGGCATGACGAGTATGGCAAGTTAGGTTGCAGTTGGGTCGTCCGGGCCCATCAGATCGAATATCGGTTCCCCGCGTTCGAGAACGACCAGCTTGAGGTGGTTACCTGGGTCGATTCATTTCGTCGCGCTTCCTGCGTTCGCAAGTACGAGATTCTCCGCAAGAGCGACGACAAGATTCTCGCCATTGCCCAGACCAACTGGGCATTTGTCGACCTGGAAAAGCGAATGCCGGCTCGTGTTCCCCAAGAGGTGATCGAGGCCTTCAAGTCAGATCCAATGGCTCAAACGTCGTAG
- a CDS encoding HEAT repeat domain-containing protein, whose amino-acid sequence MPSQSHLKSLCASLVITAMIVLGSCAVAQAEIFHLASGGTIEGTLLNPDESPRSTFQVQTDSGTLVLGRTAVREVVAFSAQLKQYEQFLPRMPDTIEGQFQMAKWCDQNNLPEKRDYHYNEILKREHDNVEARKALGYERFQNKWIIRDDWMRKQGYVRDGGRWRFPQDIKMMENDRSIEDQQVEWRKQVRIWRSWLKRGGDKAQEAAGELRKVTDPNAGLAVIELLEDENHPAVRELLVDTLSNIKTPQTTMALVKLAANDPNDSIRDRATIGLEQRNNQVAVSYLIGQLKSSDNTVVNRAAIVLGRLKHPASILPLMDALVTTHKFQVTRGTQPGRTNAAFDSTGGGGMSFGQKKPEIIEQDIQNQGVRVALRQVLEEEVDYQFDEAAWKTWYANKKIPLNVDLRRD is encoded by the coding sequence GTGCCGAGCCAGAGTCACCTCAAATCGCTATGCGCTTCCCTCGTCATCACTGCGATGATCGTGCTGGGCAGCTGCGCGGTTGCTCAGGCCGAGATCTTTCATCTGGCTAGTGGGGGAACGATCGAAGGAACCTTGCTGAATCCGGACGAATCGCCACGCTCGACGTTCCAGGTTCAGACCGATAGCGGCACGCTTGTCCTGGGGCGAACGGCGGTTCGCGAAGTGGTTGCCTTCTCGGCTCAGCTTAAGCAGTACGAACAGTTTCTACCTCGTATGCCAGACACCATCGAAGGCCAGTTTCAGATGGCCAAGTGGTGCGATCAAAACAACCTGCCTGAGAAACGCGACTACCACTACAACGAGATCCTGAAACGCGAGCATGATAACGTGGAAGCACGTAAGGCCCTCGGCTACGAACGATTTCAAAACAAGTGGATCATTCGCGACGATTGGATGCGGAAGCAAGGCTACGTACGTGACGGCGGACGATGGCGATTTCCACAAGACATCAAGATGATGGAGAACGATCGCAGTATCGAGGATCAGCAAGTCGAATGGCGGAAGCAGGTTCGCATCTGGCGTTCGTGGCTCAAACGTGGCGGGGACAAGGCCCAGGAAGCTGCCGGGGAACTACGAAAGGTCACCGATCCCAACGCCGGCCTGGCGGTGATCGAGTTGCTGGAAGATGAAAACCATCCCGCCGTACGAGAACTGTTGGTCGATACCTTGTCCAACATCAAGACTCCCCAAACGACGATGGCCCTGGTAAAGCTGGCCGCGAACGATCCGAACGATTCGATCCGCGATCGAGCGACCATTGGGCTCGAGCAGCGAAACAACCAGGTAGCCGTGAGCTATCTCATCGGGCAACTGAAAAGTTCCGACAATACGGTCGTGAATCGTGCCGCAATCGTCCTGGGACGACTAAAGCACCCAGCGAGCATCCTGCCCTTGATGGACGCGCTGGTGACGACGCATAAGTTTCAAGTGACCCGCGGCACGCAGCCTGGTCGGACCAACGCGGCGTTCGATAGCACTGGTGGTGGCGGGATGTCTTTCGGTCAGAAGAAGCCGGAGATCATCGAGCAAGATATTCAGAACCAGGGAGTGCGTGTCGCCTTGCGTCAGGTCCTCGAAGAGGAAGTCGACTATCAGTTCGACGAAGCCGCCTGGAAGACCTGGTACGCCAACAAAAAGATTCCGCTGAACGTCGACCTTCGCCGAGATTAA
- a CDS encoding aminotransferase class IV translates to MAQPIAYWEGTWIPRSELTIPLNDAGFQLGTTIAEQCRTFNGKVFRLDQHLDRLWKSLEIVDVQSPESRESLIDVIHQIIEHNYPLLPAGADLGVTIFITPGSMDQLYRPHKTGRLAVHTQMVAFDTFASLYEAGQALIVPKTRQTPVDCWPRELKVRSRVHYYLADLEAKRDDPAARAVLLDHEGYVMEATTANIAKYHPDTGLELPPADLVLPGISIATLEKLADELAIPVRHRQLTPEDFATADEVLLTSTSPCIVPCNQWNGKPISVGKPGPIFKRLIAAWEEMVGVDIRKQAERFAQK, encoded by the coding sequence GTGGCTCAGCCGATCGCTTATTGGGAAGGAACTTGGATTCCACGCAGTGAGCTGACCATTCCCTTGAACGACGCTGGGTTTCAACTGGGAACGACCATCGCCGAGCAGTGTCGAACCTTTAATGGCAAGGTCTTTCGCCTGGATCAGCATCTCGATCGGCTTTGGAAAAGCCTGGAGATAGTCGATGTCCAGTCGCCCGAGTCACGCGAGTCGCTGATCGACGTGATTCACCAGATCATCGAGCACAACTATCCCTTGCTCCCGGCCGGTGCGGATCTGGGGGTCACGATCTTCATCACGCCGGGATCGATGGATCAGCTCTACCGGCCTCATAAGACGGGCCGACTGGCTGTCCATACCCAGATGGTCGCGTTCGATACGTTCGCTAGTCTTTACGAAGCTGGGCAAGCGTTGATTGTTCCGAAAACGCGTCAAACGCCGGTTGATTGCTGGCCACGGGAATTAAAGGTTCGCTCGCGGGTGCACTATTACCTGGCCGACCTGGAAGCCAAGCGAGATGATCCTGCCGCCAGGGCCGTTCTGCTCGACCACGAAGGTTACGTGATGGAAGCCACCACGGCCAACATTGCCAAGTATCATCCCGATACGGGCCTCGAGCTTCCTCCGGCAGACCTGGTCCTGCCAGGCATTAGCATCGCAACGCTCGAGAAGCTGGCCGACGAGTTAGCCATTCCGGTAAGGCATCGGCAACTCACGCCGGAAGATTTCGCGACGGCGGACGAAGTCTTGCTAACCAGCACATCGCCGTGCATCGTGCCGTGCAATCAGTGGAACGGAAAGCCCATTAGCGTGGGCAAGCCTGGCCCGATCTTCAAGCGATTGATTGCGGCCTGGGAAGAAATGGTTGGTGTCGATATCCGCAAACAGGCCGAGCGATTCGCCCAGAAGTAA
- a CDS encoding FeoB-associated Cys-rich membrane protein: MWQNLIVLVIVASAASYIGWTIIRGIQGAAGSCGGGCGSGCGAKSQAGDLVQLTSSPQEDDAAASPDQSSAVSSTRS; encoded by the coding sequence ATGTGGCAGAATCTAATCGTGTTGGTCATTGTTGCCTCGGCCGCGAGTTACATCGGCTGGACCATCATTCGCGGCATTCAAGGCGCTGCGGGCTCGTGTGGTGGCGGTTGCGGTTCCGGATGCGGTGCCAAGTCTCAAGCAGGCGACCTCGTTCAACTGACTTCATCGCCACAAGAAGACGACGCGGCAGCTTCCCCCGACCAATCATCTGCGGTAAGCTCGACTCGTTCATAA
- the feoB gene encoding ferrous iron transport protein B yields the protein MSVDAPARTLNVALVGNPNTGKSTLFNALSGIRQKTGNYPGVTVEKKHGSFTHKGQKVELIDLPGTYSLAPRSPDEMVTVDVLLGRQANEAKPNAVLVIVDASNLERNLYIVSQVKELGLPTVVALNMGDIAKDKGISVDVDKLAERLDVPVVATQANRKGGLDQLRDTIVSLLDRDSISPESPFPAEFCDKVSQLHEKLQKHDAESTRYLAERLLLDTSGYLEKELTSGGQELHNWIVESRNQLAELGQPVPAIEAISRYKWVQSVLDGIITREAARKVTLSDRIDRILTNRVGGTIFFILIMTLMFQAVFSDLVAGNLMGYIEGFFELIAGLVDASLADGALKSLLIDGVIAGVGGVLVFLPQICILFFFIAILEDCGYLARAAYLMDRLFSKIGLSGKSFIPLLSSFACAIPGIMAARVIENRRDRLITILVAPLMSCSARMPVYVLLTAAFIPDETIGGFLSLHTLVMLSMYLLGILAAVGVAFVLRRTILPGETPPFVMELPSYKFPSISGVLMVMVEKGWAFVKRAGTLIFAMTIIVWALSYFPRNEEAATAPFANEIAQLESQLEGANEEEAAQIEERLVEINNQIDGELLRGSFLGMAGHWIEPVVKPLGWDWKIGSAAIASFPAREVIISTMGVLYNLGGEEDEESAPLRETIKEAKWAGTDENVFNIPVALSIMVFFALCAQCAATLAVIKRETNSWRWPIFTFVYMTVLAYLGALITYQVSAAIMLS from the coding sequence ATGTCTGTCGACGCACCTGCTCGAACATTAAACGTCGCTCTGGTCGGAAACCCCAACACCGGCAAATCGACCCTCTTCAACGCCCTGTCCGGGATCCGTCAAAAAACAGGCAACTACCCCGGCGTGACCGTTGAAAAAAAGCATGGCTCGTTCACGCACAAGGGTCAAAAGGTTGAACTGATCGACCTGCCGGGCACCTACAGCCTAGCGCCGCGTTCTCCCGACGAAATGGTGACGGTCGATGTCCTGCTGGGTCGGCAAGCAAACGAAGCCAAGCCGAATGCCGTACTGGTGATCGTCGATGCCAGTAATCTTGAGCGTAACTTGTACATCGTCAGTCAGGTCAAGGAACTGGGCCTGCCGACCGTTGTTGCATTGAACATGGGCGACATCGCCAAGGACAAAGGGATCTCGGTCGATGTCGACAAGCTTGCCGAGCGGTTGGACGTGCCTGTCGTCGCTACCCAGGCCAACCGTAAGGGAGGCCTCGATCAGCTGCGTGACACAATTGTTTCACTGCTGGACCGAGATAGCATTTCACCCGAAAGCCCTTTCCCAGCCGAGTTCTGCGATAAGGTCAGCCAGCTTCACGAAAAGCTACAGAAGCACGATGCGGAGTCGACTCGCTACCTGGCCGAACGCCTATTGCTGGATACAAGTGGTTATCTCGAAAAAGAACTGACCAGCGGTGGTCAGGAACTGCACAACTGGATTGTTGAGTCTCGCAATCAACTCGCAGAGCTCGGCCAGCCGGTTCCGGCCATTGAAGCCATCTCACGCTACAAGTGGGTGCAAAGCGTCCTCGACGGAATCATCACTCGAGAAGCAGCCCGCAAGGTGACGCTCTCGGATCGCATCGACCGTATCCTGACCAATCGAGTTGGCGGCACAATCTTCTTCATCCTCATTATGACCCTCATGTTCCAGGCCGTGTTCAGCGACCTGGTCGCCGGCAACCTGATGGGGTACATCGAAGGGTTCTTCGAACTCATCGCTGGCTTGGTCGATGCCAGCCTGGCCGATGGGGCCCTGAAGTCCCTACTGATCGACGGCGTGATCGCTGGCGTCGGTGGCGTGCTGGTATTCCTACCGCAGATTTGCATCCTGTTTTTCTTCATCGCGATCCTGGAAGACTGCGGCTACCTAGCCCGGGCGGCGTACTTAATGGATCGCTTATTCAGCAAGATCGGACTGAGCGGCAAGTCGTTCATTCCGCTACTGTCCAGCTTTGCCTGTGCCATTCCCGGAATCATGGCGGCGCGCGTGATCGAGAACCGTCGCGATCGCCTGATCACGATTCTGGTGGCTCCGCTGATGAGTTGTAGCGCTCGCATGCCAGTCTATGTGCTGCTGACGGCGGCCTTCATTCCCGATGAGACGATCGGCGGATTCCTTTCGCTGCATACGCTGGTCATGCTCAGCATGTATCTGCTGGGGATCCTGGCGGCCGTCGGTGTGGCCTTCGTGCTTCGCCGGACGATCCTGCCGGGCGAAACGCCCCCATTTGTGATGGAGCTTCCCAGCTACAAATTCCCGTCGATCTCCGGCGTGCTGATGGTGATGGTGGAAAAGGGCTGGGCGTTTGTCAAACGTGCCGGAACGTTGATCTTTGCGATGACCATCATCGTGTGGGCCCTTTCTTACTTCCCCCGAAACGAAGAAGCTGCGACCGCTCCGTTTGCCAACGAGATTGCTCAGCTCGAATCGCAGTTGGAAGGTGCCAACGAGGAAGAGGCCGCCCAAATCGAAGAGCGTCTAGTCGAAATCAATAACCAGATCGATGGCGAACTGCTTCGCGGTAGCTTCCTGGGCATGGCTGGGCACTGGATCGAGCCGGTCGTCAAGCCGTTAGGCTGGGACTGGAAGATCGGCAGTGCGGCGATCGCTTCGTTCCCGGCACGCGAGGTGATCATCAGCACGATGGGCGTTCTCTACAACCTCGGTGGCGAAGAAGACGAAGAGTCCGCACCGCTTCGCGAAACCATTAAGGAAGCCAAGTGGGCCGGAACCGATGAGAACGTATTTAACATTCCGGTGGCCTTGTCGATCATGGTCTTCTTTGCCCTGTGTGCCCAATGCGCAGCGACACTGGCAGTGATCAAACGAGAAACCAACAGTTGGAGATGGCCTATCTTCACCTTCGTGTACATGACCGTACTTGCCTACCTGGGTGCCCTGATCACTTACCAGGTATCGGCCGCGATCATGCTAAGTTAG
- a CDS encoding FeoA family protein — MSKLSQLAVGQKAVIASIDATNVAAVRLMEMGMTPGCSVKMIGSAPFGDPLEVEIRGYHLSLRKTEADLVELVS; from the coding sequence ATGTCAAAATTGTCGCAGCTTGCGGTGGGCCAGAAAGCCGTCATCGCCTCGATCGATGCCACCAATGTGGCAGCCGTGCGACTGATGGAAATGGGAATGACCCCTGGCTGCAGTGTTAAGATGATCGGATCGGCCCCGTTCGGCGATCCCTTGGAGGTGGAGATTCGCGGCTATCACCTGAGCCTGCGAAAGACAGAAGCCGACCTGGTGGAACTCGTGAGTTAA
- a CDS encoding FeoA family protein: protein MFPDIPLNMVQPGSVVRISQVVGGQDDVKRMAEMGLQTGTEVEMLQSGSPCIVRVGQSKLCFRQSDVLNILVSTD, encoded by the coding sequence ATGTTTCCCGATATTCCCCTAAACATGGTTCAGCCCGGGTCCGTAGTACGGATCTCCCAAGTCGTTGGCGGGCAAGACGATGTGAAGCGTATGGCCGAGATGGGCCTTCAGACGGGAACGGAAGTCGAGATGCTGCAGAGTGGCAGTCCTTGCATCGTACGAGTAGGGCAGTCAAAGCTCTGTTTTCGACAATCGGACGTCTTGAACATTCTAGTCAGCACGGACTAA